A portion of the Pseudomonas koreensis genome contains these proteins:
- the algG gene encoding mannuronan 5-epimerase AlgG — translation MISTRTGSLSLLAGAMLLASAGAFANVEPAKPATVAKELQQAKTYTVSSAPTEALQLAKPTLPDLSGFTAEAAAAKIVRSKPGKISVRRMMQENALKDFIGGDNKMAEWVVRQHGIPQAIFIDDGYMNLKDLAKKLPKQYFSETSPGVYLAKLPIVVGEKGILEIDGQTQELRLSQEAGSFLVNDGKLFVRDTKVTGWREKDNGPATFRSPKEFRPFLLAWGGTETYIVNSKMASFGYANSKSYGVSISQYTPNMAKVLKRPEPTGWIVGSEFSDMWYGFYCYETRDFVVKGNTYKDNIVYGIDPHDRSHRLIIAENTVYGTKKKHGIIISREVNDSFIFNNKSYDNKLSGLVIDRNSVNNIIAYNEIYKNHTDGITLYESADNLLWGNKVISNTRHGIRIRNSVNIRLYENVAMTNGLTGIYGHIKDLTDTDRDIKLDPFDAQVSLIVVGGELAANGSGPLSIDSPLSVELYRVSMLAPTKSSGISFNGILGERQDEILDLLVRQQKAVLIDPVERQTEMQD, via the coding sequence ATGATCAGCACCAGAACAGGCTCACTAAGCCTGCTGGCCGGCGCGATGCTGCTGGCCAGCGCCGGCGCCTTCGCCAATGTTGAACCGGCCAAGCCTGCGACCGTGGCCAAGGAACTGCAACAGGCCAAGACCTACACCGTCAGCAGCGCGCCGACCGAGGCGCTGCAACTGGCCAAGCCGACACTGCCCGACCTGTCCGGCTTCACCGCCGAAGCCGCTGCCGCGAAGATCGTGCGCAGCAAGCCGGGCAAGATCAGCGTGCGCCGGATGATGCAGGAAAACGCGCTTAAGGATTTCATCGGCGGCGATAACAAGATGGCCGAATGGGTTGTGCGTCAGCACGGCATTCCGCAGGCGATCTTCATCGACGACGGCTACATGAACCTCAAGGATCTGGCGAAAAAACTGCCCAAGCAGTATTTCAGCGAGACCTCACCGGGCGTGTACCTGGCCAAATTGCCGATCGTGGTCGGCGAGAAAGGCATCCTCGAAATCGACGGTCAGACCCAGGAACTGCGCCTGTCCCAAGAGGCCGGTTCGTTCCTGGTCAACGACGGCAAATTGTTCGTGCGTGACACCAAAGTCACCGGCTGGCGCGAGAAGGACAACGGCCCGGCAACCTTCCGTTCGCCGAAGGAATTCCGTCCGTTCCTGCTCGCCTGGGGCGGCACCGAGACCTACATCGTCAACAGCAAGATGGCCAGTTTCGGTTACGCCAACAGTAAGTCGTACGGGGTGAGTATTTCCCAGTACACGCCGAACATGGCCAAGGTTCTCAAACGTCCCGAGCCAACCGGCTGGATCGTCGGCTCCGAGTTCTCGGACATGTGGTACGGCTTCTACTGCTACGAAACCCGCGACTTCGTGGTCAAGGGCAACACCTACAAAGACAACATCGTCTACGGCATCGACCCGCATGACCGCTCGCACCGTCTGATCATTGCCGAGAACACTGTTTACGGCACGAAGAAGAAGCACGGGATCATCATTTCCCGTGAGGTCAACGACAGCTTCATCTTCAACAACAAGAGTTACGACAACAAGTTGTCGGGCCTGGTGATCGACCGTAACAGCGTCAACAACATCATTGCCTACAACGAGATCTACAAGAACCACACCGACGGCATCACGCTCTACGAGTCCGCCGACAACCTGCTGTGGGGCAACAAGGTCATCAGCAATACCCGTCACGGCATCCGTATTCGTAACAGCGTGAACATCCGCCTGTACGAAAACGTTGCCATGACCAACGGCCTGACCGGTATCTACGGCCACATCAAGGACCTGACCGACACCGACCGTGACATCAAGCTCGACCCGTTCGACGCGCAGGTGTCGCTGATCGTGGTCGGTGGCGAACTGGCGGCCAACGGCAGCGGCCCGCTGTCGATCGATTCGCCGCTGAGTGTCGAGCTGTATCGCGTGTCGATGCTGGCGCCGACCAAGTCCAGCGGCATCAGCTTCAACGGCATCCTCGGCGAGCGCCAGGATGAAATTCTCGATTTGCTGGTGCGCCAGCAGAAAGCCGTGCTGATCGACCCTGTCGAACGCCAGACCGAAATGCAGGACTGA